Proteins encoded within one genomic window of Gadus macrocephalus chromosome 16, ASM3116895v1:
- the n4bp2l2 gene encoding NEDD4-binding protein 2-like 2 encodes MYATGGVWCQLGTTKVSLSLETLKASQASKKPVKGGTVPEGVKKKVLKKVGSTSTSFIGPACRPGKNACRPAKTATHPPKTAIHPPKTATHPAKTASRPAKTKGKDIEDSLNDFYQELESLDSPDAAPRPPNKQASNQDRRNRREPPNTNQKRSYDSFQYSGNDPNRQQQHWQPDGPYNHDNKRQRSEDDFWRPHHPQMMGFPRPPQRFQPPHPRFNGPFPGPPPGHFVPHWNPYAHPQDSHFQQDQFLPPGVCRDPHPPGCRPSPPPHPGDGLWGGGSGEPTWPQSSAAETKLVNSQQEDYSTKDPDSSSSSSSSSSLSLILMRGLPGSGKSTFARELACTGPTGVILSTDDYFANQDGYTYDPSLLPIAHQWNQNRADEAMLKGCSPLIIDNTNLQPWEMKPYVAMALERGYRVFFQEPNTQWKFDPVELEKRTKHGVPQQKIAQMLERFCFPVSVETVMTSQEPPHTSAPTQHQQRRP; translated from the exons ATGTATGCCACCGGTGGGGTTTGGTGCCAACTTGGCACCACCAAAGTGTCGCTAAGTTTGGAAACCTTAAAGGCCAGCCAGGCAAGTAAGAAACCTGTAAAGGGGGGCACCGTCCCTGAAGGCGTTAAGAAGAAGGTTTTGAAGAAAGTAGGATCGACCAGTACCAGTTTCATTGGTCCCGCATGTCGCCCGGGAAAGAACGCATGTCGCCCGGCTAAGACCGCAACTCACCCGCCGAAGACGGCAATTCACCCGCCGAAGACCGCAACTCACCCGGCTAAGACCGCGTCTCGCCCGGCTAAGACCAAGGGGAAGGATATCGAAGACAGCTTGAATGACTTCTACCAGGAACTGGAGTCTTTGGACTCACCGGACGCTGCTCCGCGTCCCCCGAACAAACAGGCATCGAACCAGGACAGACGCAACAGAAGAGAGCCGCCAAATACAAACCAGAAGAGAAGTTACGATTCCTTCCAGTATTCAGGCAACGATCCTAATCGCCAGCAACAACACTGGCAGCCGGATGGCCCGTACAACCACGACAACAAGCGACAACGCAGTGAGGATGACTTCTGGCGGCCACATCATCCCCAGATGATGGGTTTTCCGAGACCGCCCCAACGATTCCAACCTCCTCACCCCCGCTTCAATGGGCCATTCCCAGGCCCTCCACCAGGACACTTTGTGCCCCATTGGAACCCCTATGCCCATCCACAGGACTCCCACTTCCAACAAGACCAATTCCTCCCACCCGGCGTGTGTCGTGATCCGCATCCTCCGGGCTGTCGACCCAGTCCTCCACCCCATCCGGGTGATGGCCTTTGGGGGGGAGGCAGCGGAGAGCCTACCTGGCCGCAGAGTTCTGCAGCAGAAACCAAACTGGTCAATTCGCAACAAGAGGACTACTCCACCAAAGACCCCgactcttcatcatcatcatcatcgtcctcgTCATTGTCACTGATCTTGATGCGTGGTTTACCAGGATCTGGTAAATCAACGTTTGCTCG GGAGCTGGCGTGTACTGGGCCCACTGGGGTGATTCTCAGTACTGATGACTACTTCGCCAACCAGGACGGCTACACGTATGACCCAAGTCTGCTGCCTATAGCTCATCAATGGAACCAGAATCGAG CGGATGAAGCTATGCTGAAGGGTTGTTCCCCGCTGATCATCGACAACACCAACCTGCAGCCATGGGAGATGAAGCCCTACGTCGCCATG GCCCTGGAGCGAGGGTACAGAGTCTTCTTCCAGGAACCCAACACTCAGTGGAAGTTCGATCCCGTTGAGTTGGAGAA GCGGACCAAGCATGGCGTCCCACAGCAGAAGATCGCCCAGATGTTGGAGCGCTTCTGTTTCCCCGTCTCCGTGGAGACCGTCATGACGTCGCAAGAGCCACCGCACACCAGCGCCCCGACGCAACACCAACAAAGAAGACCTTAA